In the genome of Vibrio sp. 16, one region contains:
- a CDS encoding HlyD family type I secretion periplasmic adaptor subunit: MSKSGYNKLTPDELEYVDDKTAALLLNTPNSARIMLWIMVLFFVLAGVWASWAQIDKVTVGQGKVVPSSQIQVVQNLEGGLIKNILVQEGQKVEKGQQLLLIDDTRFRSDFREREQQVANLTASVMQLSASITSVAINEDFDNNTWQNNVLINFNKLAFPPQLSETKPELVARQRAEYRQDLDKLRNQISVVDQQVKQKQQDLIEIQARVRNLRDSYNFAKKELDITKPLADEGVVPKIELLKLQRQVNDTRRELTSSELKVPVLRSAIREAMLSRIDIAQKFRSEQQEKLNQAQDKLSAMTESAVGLEDRVNRTIVTSPVTGTVKTLYINTVGGVIQPGMDIVEIVPSEDTLLVEAKIAPQDIAFLRPELPTIVKFSAYDFTKYGGLEGTLEHISADTTTDEEGNSFYLVRVRTKETSLNKDETLPIIPGMTASVDIITGKRTVMEYLLKPILGAKNNALKE, translated from the coding sequence ATGAGTAAGAGCGGTTACAATAAGCTTACTCCTGACGAGCTAGAGTATGTCGACGACAAAACAGCGGCACTGCTATTGAATACGCCTAACAGCGCTCGAATCATGCTTTGGATTATGGTGCTCTTTTTCGTACTTGCCGGTGTATGGGCATCTTGGGCTCAAATCGACAAAGTCACCGTTGGACAAGGCAAGGTCGTTCCCTCTTCACAAATCCAAGTGGTTCAAAACCTTGAGGGGGGGCTGATCAAAAACATCTTGGTCCAAGAGGGGCAAAAAGTCGAAAAAGGACAACAACTGCTGCTTATTGACGACACGCGTTTCCGCTCAGATTTCCGTGAGCGAGAGCAGCAAGTCGCCAACTTAACGGCCAGCGTTATGCAACTTTCTGCGTCGATTACCAGTGTGGCGATCAACGAAGACTTCGACAACAACACCTGGCAAAACAACGTCCTAATTAACTTCAACAAACTCGCTTTCCCACCACAACTATCTGAAACCAAGCCTGAACTCGTGGCACGTCAGCGTGCAGAGTATCGACAAGATCTCGACAAGTTGAGAAATCAGATCTCTGTTGTCGATCAGCAGGTGAAGCAGAAACAGCAAGACCTGATCGAGATCCAAGCACGCGTCCGTAACCTAAGAGACAGCTACAATTTCGCCAAAAAGGAGCTCGATATTACCAAGCCCCTAGCCGATGAAGGGGTTGTACCAAAAATTGAGCTGCTCAAGCTGCAAAGGCAAGTTAATGATACCCGACGTGAACTCACATCCAGTGAACTCAAAGTTCCTGTGCTAAGATCGGCCATTCGTGAAGCCATGCTTAGCCGTATCGATATCGCGCAAAAGTTCCGTTCAGAGCAACAAGAAAAGCTCAACCAAGCTCAAGATAAACTCTCTGCGATGACAGAGTCCGCTGTAGGGTTGGAAGATAGAGTCAACAGAACCATCGTTACCTCTCCAGTTACGGGCACGGTAAAAACTCTCTACATCAATACCGTTGGTGGGGTCATTCAACCGGGTATGGACATTGTCGAAATCGTACCGAGTGAAGATACCCTGCTCGTTGAGGCAAAGATTGCACCTCAAGATATCGCCTTCTTACGCCCCGAACTGCCCACTATTGTTAAGTTCAGCGCCTACGATTTCACCAAATATGGTGGTCTAGAGGGGACACTTGAACACATCAGTGCCGATACCACTACCGATGAAGAAGGCAACAGTTTCTACTTAGTACGAGTAAGAACCAAAGAGACAAGCCTAAACAAAGATGAAACTTTGCCAATTATTCCAGGCATGACCGCATCTGTAGATATCATCACTGGTAAACGCACGGTCATGGAGTATCTGCTAAAGCCAATCCTTGGTGCCAAAAACAATGCTTTGAAGGAGTGA
- the pdxH gene encoding pyridoxamine 5'-phosphate oxidase: MELEDIRREYTKGGLRRKDLLADPVQQFDLWLKQAIEAKLTDPTAMTVATVDESGQPFQRIVLLKHVDEQGFVFYTNLGSRKASQIEVNAKVSLHFPWHPMERQVHITGVAEKLSVVENMKYFSSRPKDSQLAAIASKQSSRISARGVLEGKFLELKQKFEKGEIPVPSFWGGFRIKPTSIEFWQGGEHRLHDRFLFSKEAETWHIDRLAP; encoded by the coding sequence ATGGAACTTGAAGATATTCGCCGCGAATACACCAAAGGCGGTCTTAGAAGAAAAGATCTGCTCGCCGATCCTGTTCAGCAGTTTGATTTATGGTTAAAACAAGCCATTGAGGCCAAGCTGACTGACCCGACGGCCATGACAGTGGCAACCGTGGATGAATCTGGACAACCGTTCCAGCGCATCGTCTTGCTCAAACACGTTGATGAGCAGGGGTTTGTCTTTTACACCAACCTAGGCAGTCGTAAGGCTTCTCAAATAGAGGTAAATGCGAAAGTCAGTCTTCATTTCCCATGGCACCCAATGGAGCGTCAGGTTCACATCACAGGCGTTGCCGAGAAGCTATCCGTGGTAGAAAACATGAAATACTTCTCGTCGCGACCAAAAGATAGCCAGTTGGCGGCAATTGCCAGTAAACAAAGCAGCCGTATCTCTGCACGCGGTGTGCTTGAGGGTAAGTTTCTAGAGCTCAAGCAGAAATTTGAAAAAGGCGAGATTCCTGTACCGAGTTTCTGGGGTGGTTTCCGTATAAAACCGACGTCGATAGAGTTTTGGCAAGGAGGCGAACACCGCTTGCATGATCGATTCCTCTTCTCGAAAGAAGCTGAGACTTGGCACATTGACCGTTTAGCACCTTAG
- a CDS encoding PAS domain-containing protein: protein MSPHLVSLFNQLPGYWGCKDQNSVFVYANLAYAQLVGLESPDQCIGLSDHEIPSPTSRCAEDFRSQDIYVMEHRTSLKVLDIHPYPDGRWRAHIFIKTPWYNELGEVQGSIFYGQDLSDTAILEVGHWICRATGLSDDSMLSLKSPQTELPLKLSPRESEALFLLLYGKKPNYIAKVMNISIKTLESHVARLRAKFGAHTKAQLIDLALERGFGSQIPHTLLRKQISVALNTEYAA from the coding sequence GTGAGTCCGCATTTAGTCTCCTTATTTAATCAGTTACCCGGATACTGGGGATGCAAAGACCAGAACTCCGTGTTTGTTTACGCAAATCTTGCCTACGCTCAACTTGTCGGTTTGGAAAGTCCTGATCAGTGTATCGGTCTAAGCGATCATGAGATCCCCAGTCCAACATCACGCTGTGCGGAAGATTTTCGTAGCCAAGACATCTATGTAATGGAACATCGCACCAGTCTAAAGGTGCTCGATATCCATCCTTATCCGGATGGGCGGTGGCGAGCTCATATTTTTATCAAAACGCCTTGGTACAACGAACTGGGTGAAGTGCAAGGGTCGATATTTTATGGGCAAGATTTGTCAGACACGGCAATTTTGGAGGTCGGGCACTGGATATGTCGTGCAACGGGATTATCAGACGACTCAATGCTGTCGTTAAAGAGCCCGCAAACAGAGCTGCCTCTTAAACTTTCTCCTCGAGAATCAGAAGCACTGTTCTTGCTACTGTACGGGAAAAAGCCAAACTACATTGCAAAAGTGATGAACATTTCGATCAAAACGTTGGAAAGTCATGTCGCGCGGTTAAGAGCAAAGTTTGGCGCGCATACCAAAGCGCAATTAATCGACCTTGCCTTAGAAAGAGGGTTCGGCTCTCAAATACCGCATACTTTGTTGAGAAAACAGATTTCGGTGGCGCTCAATACAGAATACGCCGCATAA